CCAGTGACTTCAATCTGCGATGTTTGGCACATTTGGCAGTTCTGAAATCTGTTTAACCATCTACCTTCTAGGCTTCAAAACAACTGAAATGAGTCAAGAGATTTAGAAGACTGACACTAAAACAGTGTAAGGAACAGTAAGATTATCGAACACATTTTCATTCTAAAATCTTACTATTTCAGGATTCCAAAAACCTGCAACTTCTTTTACATAACCAAGCAACAGTAGAATCTGCCAAAGCACAAGTGTTATACACATGTAAATCCAAATAGACTGGGTGTAACCAAATCTACATAAAAATTATAGATACACAAATCTATACTCCAAATATAAAAGTGTGGTTCAAAACTTAGCCAAACTGAAACAGAACCTGACAAAATCAGACCAACTAAaaccaagaaatataaaagaataaagtaaaaaagaagcTATATCTTCTTCCTTGACCAAACTTGGTTGAAACCAGAGCATTCATGAAATGTTATCATGAATACCTTTACGAATTACACCTTAACTTTAGCTTTTGAAAAGTCCCTCCATGCAAATCAGAGACATTTGAATCATGTCCTGTTTACAAAAATACTCAATAAATATTAACGACCACATTGTAATAAATACCTGTGACACATTTGGCAATCTATTGGGACAATACAGGTTCAGTTTCATATTCAATAGTACCTTTTTTTCACTAGAATTTTACCTGGTATGGCCAAACATATTTGCCCTTTTGGTACAGTTCAGCCGGGAATCAATTTACccatacaaataaaattaatgaaatgaaagaTTGCTGCATCAAATCGGGGCGAAATGACGCAGCCGTGTGCATGTTGCACTTTCCTTCCATCGATCAACGTTTCCGAGAAACATAAGTCAAAACTGGACTTGGACATGTATGGGGTGATACTGGACTCCTTTCTAAACAGTTTCTATCAtccaaaatataaaaattgttCCGAAACTCTTCCGTGTCCTTCGTGGGACAAGTTACTTTACAGACATAAACTAAAAAGACCCTACAATTAAAGACTTTTGGTCATTCACATTCTCGGGCTTTCAATGTCTCTTAAGCAACAAAATACAGACAAGTTACTACTACTAATATCATTAAAATCAATAAGATTACACCAACTTCATAAGCCTAATTAAGCTTACATTAAATTGTTCCTCTTCACACCAAactaatagatatatacatttttatatagagATATTTTTCCTTGGTAATCAATAAATCATAAATACAGGGATAGACAGTTACCAGAAAAAAGTTATTATcaaattacattcatatcttcAGAAATTATGCATCATACAACAGAATGTATTTTGTCTATTAAAGCATTCAAGTTTCAAAGTCAGTGTTAGATCTGCAGCCAATTATTTCGCCTTCTGGACATTCTATTCAAAATAACTGAACTTATCCTCAAGTTTATGCAATCACTTTAAGAGTCAGACTACACAAATAAAAGTGAATATCCTAAAAAACATATGATGAAAAGGAAACTTTTTCACTTCCATGGTAAAATTACCCAACTAAGGTACTATTTTACATCAGTTACAATGAAATCAGGAAGGAACCATTCTAATTGGTAACTTTTCTTCAAATGGTATATTAAACTTAGGTCATTTCAGGaatttaaaaactataaatacaTTTGCTACCTTGTCAGCCATAATTCTAAAAGGGACATGAGCTCTAGTGTTAGCTGAGTGGAACTTCAAAAATACAACTCTTAGTTAAGTTACAACCTCAACAAGATTTCTCTCAATACCTTTGATTCCAAAGAATATCTTTGGTTTGTGATACTTTTAAACACCTTTGAGAATTTAAGAAAAGCTAATATTTCAAatctatcaataagaaaaaaatgacaacAGCAGAGTTTCAAGCTATAAATATTTCTCGTCTTAAGTATCAAGCTTTTAAAAATACATATTTGGGTCTAACCAACTGGAAGATGACCTAGTGAGAAACGGCTTCCAGTAAACATACATTTCAATAAAACATTCTAAAGACAATGTCATCACAGGAGGTACCCAGGGACCGTCCAGGTCTTCTACACGTGTGGCTTCTGGTGGCGAGGCTGCAGGGGAGACTCCCGGAGCTAGGACATTCCGTGAGCTCAGCCCCATTGGGTGATGGCACAAGGGCCTTTATTTCTTTCCAACTGACAAACTACAATCTGGAAGAGAACTTCAACTTTAGATTCAAGAATACAATAATGTCACAAGGTTACAGAATACATTTATGTTGCATGAAtacaaaattaaattcttttaGACATAAGTCTGGAACTGAGGATCCTTTAATAGTACAAGAAATATGCTCTTAACCCAGcacaaaaacaggaaaaacaagCTTAATTTATACCTACAGTTCACCTTCTTAATATTCTACAGATGTCAATGATTATTTCTTAACCCTTTTGACTAAATACTGTCACTTTATCTAAACTTCTACTCACTCAGTCTTAGCAAACAGTTAACTGAGTTTTTTTTAACTTCATtgcctgtactgtactgtaatttacaaaattaaatcaaCTTTTAATTACCTATAAAACTAACTCATTTCTAATCACCTATCAgaaatttataagtaatttgtatttttcctaactatacatacaTGTGGTTCTTTACAATAGGAGAAGAAATCAGCGTTAGCTGACGTACGGttataaaacttttaacgaggtggaaACAACCGCCAGGTTGTTAACCAGTGGTAGCGGGGAGAAGCACCAGCCCCCGCTCACTCATACCTTTTACGCTTTGATTGCAGTCGAGACTTTCCTCTGGGGTTAGGTGATGgacaggtttgtacagttaggaaaaatacaaattacttctaaatttgtgatttgttcctacactgcATATAAACCCTTACATTCTTTACAAAAGGAGACTCACACTATAGTGGGTGAAAGTCTAAAAACATTCTCAGTATTGCAACATCCATGCATGATAATGTGAGGGATGTACAGTACATCCACATCTCGTTAACCAGTGGCCTGAAACCAATGGGTTTGCGTCTCAAGCGAAATGAATATGAGTATTAAAACACAATTGTAACTGCCAAGGCTATGTATAACAACAGATTTGTGTTTGCACATACTGACAGCTAACTTTTCAACTTCCCCTTCTCTAAGAGATCAGGGACATGACTTGAATATACGCAATATATTCTAGCTACAAGTCAGAAAGGGGCTTAATTGCAGTCGTAGGCATTCTAGCCGACAGAGTCTCAGGATGCTATGCcccaagagagaggaagatgaagaaaggaaaggccAGTCATTCCTTTTGCATTTATCCTAGATTAACTATGTACTTAAATGAATGCTGATGGTCCTATAAAGGAGCTACGGCAGCTACCACAGAGCCTATCGAGAATGTGTCTAgggacctgtgggtcacatcttgcagataATGGGCAGTGAAAGTAGTTTGTCTATTCCACATtcatgcttgtagaacctgcatcacagaaggGTTCTTTTCAAACACCAGGGACAtgctgatgcccctgacatcatgagctctagataGAAGTCCTTGCGGCAAAGGGGAAGGATTAATGGCTTGGTCAATGACTTGCCTAATCGAAGAGGAAACAGCGCTCATTGTTACCATTCTCTTGAACTTGGCCTAGATATCAAACAGGTGTCTGACCTGCGGACAAGCTCCTCCAGTTCGTTTGAGGTAATGCTAAGCTTAGAGCCTTTACAGGACACAACAGCAATTGTGACCGGTCCATTAGTTACTTCTTGAAGACTTGAAATCTGGAAAGAATTTAACCTAGGTTTGAAATCAACAGATTTTGAGTCCTCGCCATGAACTCACGGACGAAACTGAACGTCTCCTGTCCCCATTCCCTTAAACGGGCGACGTCTTATGAGAAACCATGCAACTCGTTTATCCTCTGGGCTTAGGCTAAGGCGAGAAGGAAGACCATTTTCGAGGTGAAGTCACGGTCTGAAGCCTGACGTAAAGACTCATTTGGTACGCCTTTCAGGGGATGAAGGAATTTCACCCCGTTCCAAGGAGGTCTTACTTCCAACTGAGGACAAGCTTGTTCGAAACTCCAGCTAAAACGAAATCTAGCCCATTCAgtctaaagacctggctcaaggaTGAGTGGTAGCTTTTCACTGCTGAGACAAAACAGAGTTTTTTCTCCTGAAGGTACAGTAAATACTCAACTATTAGGGGTAGAGTGGCACTGAGTGGAGACATACCCCATCTACAGCACCAACCATAGAAGAtcgcccacttagcctggtagaccgagaTCGAGAACTTACCGAGATATCCATAAATCCGTTTCGCCACTGGtgtcgaaaagcctctctccgagAGGATATGCTGGATAACCTTCAGGAATGACGACATAGGGATCTCAGAATCTGATTTTAAATCTGGGCATGAGGTTGGTGTAGGAGGTCGGGTATAAGAGGGAGCTCCCCCAGCACTTCTGTCAGAAGCAGAAGAAGGTCCTGAAACCATTCGGCATGGAGCCACATCGGCGCTATTAATGTCATAGAAAGGTTACTCGAAaatctcaccctgttgaggattCTCCTAAATATGAAGCATGAGGGAACGCATAATCGTCTAGGTGATCCCGcagatgttgaaaggcatcttgaaaGACCGCCTGCGGATCCGGTACTAGAGAGCAGTAAACCGGGAGCTTCCGGTTCAGGGACGCTGCTAACAGGTTGTTGCTCGTCAAGCAGTTTAGCATCCTTTACTACCTaactatttatgtatgtaaatagctGTTATGATAATTATCTTACATAAAGTTAAACCTTACTGTTAAACCTATGGGCAGTATTCCTTTGGAGTTGGTAGCATTAGCTTACATTCATGGCTCTACTGTATATTTGACTTATACTAATAAAGTCTTGGATTATTGTGAAGAAGGTTTACTCTCCAACCTATCACATGGTGGCAGcggtattttaacccttttacccccagggtatttggaaatttccaacccttaacacccatggggttatttttttcccagcacattttgcagtatattttttttaaatagctctaacagccttaatttttgtcatagagaggtcaggttggtctcattctcttggaaaaggcccgaattttctcaaaaaattaaaaaaaatatgaaaaaaatattttttatagcatttttttgcaaggacgtaccggtacgtccatgggggtaaagggatgagttttgtgaaacgtaccagtacgtcctttgggggtaaaagggttaatggaccCATACGTGCAGAAATACCAGGATGTCTTCGTTTCACAGTCTTCCTCCACCCGCCAGTTTCAATGTGGATGATAGGAATGCAGCAGAAAGGTGGAGGGAATGGCGAGAAAGGTGGAAGTGCTATTCTGTCGCAACAGAGTTAAGTAAAAAGACTCCCGAAGTGCAAGTCTCTGTGTTAATAGTTATTGGGCCTGAGGCTCATAAAGTTTTCAGCACGTTTCAAATTTCTGATGAAGATCGGAAAGATCAGAATGCAGTGCTGGCAGCATTTGAAAGATATTTTCACCCAAGCAAAAACACTGCATTTGaatggaaggagaatcttttgATCAGTATGTAACGGCTCTGCGTCATATAGCGCTGGACTGTGATTTTGCGAATATAACACAAGAAGAAATATTGAGAGACAGGATTATGTTTGGCATTTCGGATGATAAGGTCAGAGATCGTCTTCTTCGGGAAAGGAATCTAACTTTGGAGAGAACCTTAAAGATTTGTCAAGTTAGCGAGGTATCTATAGCACAACAAGAGGAGATCAACAGAGTATTAGAAAGCAAGGTTATTACTGTGTCTGCAAAGCTGAAGGATCCAGTTGGAAGAATGAAGCCAGTGACGGATGTTCATCGCAAATTGGAAGAAACGGACTGGATTAATGATTGTAGGTTCTGTGGTAAAAGTCACAGGAAAGTAAAGGAAGTTTGTCCAGTTTGGGGTAAGCGGTGCATAAATTGCAAAGAAATTAACCACTTCAAGTTTAAATGTCCAGCATGAGTGGTGCAACAAAAGAATTTGAAATCGCTTAATAGCATGAGGGAGGCTGATTTGGAAGAAAACGACTCGTCATGTATATTCACAGTGAAAACGGTAGCTAGTATCAAGATGACTAAGGAACAAACTGTTACACTTAAAGTTAGTCCACTGAGCTACATAAGATTCCAGATAGATTGCCGAGCAGATAGTAATGTGCTGCCACTCCATGTGTACCAAGCTGCAACTGGTGACTCAGAGTTGAAGGGGGTAGGGCCGTCATCAACCACATTGTATGTTTAGGGGTAAAAAGGCATTCGTTCCTTTGGCAGTGTGTATTCGTGTTTGGCGGGGAGTTCGTACCATTAATTTGAGGTGTGATTATCGCAGGGTCAGCGATTTCATTCAATTTTGGGTTATCAAGCATGTGTGGCACTTAATATTCTGGAAATAAAGGATAATGACCAGATTAATCCCATATGTGACAACGCCTTGCACGTCAGTTCAGCCAGCTCTTTTGCCATTACAAAGGAACCTCTGATTGAACGGCATCCACAAGTTTTCAGAGGTGTTGCCGGTAAGCTTGATTACAGTTATAAACTCAAGAGTTAATCAGTCTGTTAACCCAGAGCAGCATGCTCCTAGAAGGGTACCTGCGGCAGTACTTTCCGTCCTGCAAAAGGAACTAGATAAGCTTGAAAGTGAAAACATAATTGCTGAGGTACAGCAACCAACAGAGTGGGTCTCTTCCttattaataatagctaaaaaaaataaagaaatacgaatTTGCATTGATCCAAGGGATCTAAATACGGCAGTGCTTCGTGAGCACTATCAATTACCAACACTGGAAGACATTGTCTCTCCTCTTGCAGGAGCTCGTGTGTTCACAGTCTTGGATGTGAAACACGGGTTTTGGCATGTGCCTTTGGAGGAGGAGAGCTCGTAATTAACAGCTTTTAATACTCCACTTGGACGTTACCGCTGGCTGAGAATGCCATTTGGAATATGCTCGGAACCGGAAGTTTTTCAGCGTTGTATGCATCAGCTGATTGAGGGACTTGAGGAAATTGAGGTAATTGCAGACGACTTTTTGGTGTATGGAAAAGGAGCTACTGACATAGAGGCTACAAAGGATCATGATAGAAATCTTCAGTCCTTTATCAGGCGCTGTGAAGAGCGAAACGTGGTACTGGGAACTGATAAACTCCAATTGAGACAAACGGGAGTTTCATTTATGTGTCATGTAGCAACAGACAAAGGATTAAAACCAGGACCTGAGAAAGTAAAAGCTTGAGTGGAGATGCCAGCACCTAAAGATGTTGCAGGGGTATGAAGGTTTCTTGGAATGGTGCAGTACCTAGCTAAATTTCTGCCAAAATTAGCTGAACTGACTGCTCCTCTGAGGGATCTTTTACATAAGAACTCTGAATTTGTATGGTAGGATGTTCAAGAAAAAGCTTTCAAAGCTGCTAAAGAGGCAGCCAGTAAAACACCTGTTTTACGTTATTATAGTTTAATTTCAGAGGTTACTATTCAGTGTGATGCATCCCAGTATGGAATTGAAAAAGCCCTTTTGCAGAAAGGCCAGCCCATGGCTTTCGCATCCAGAAGTTTGTCGGAGGCAGAGCAGCGTTATGCACAAATTGAAAAGGAATGTCTAGCTATTGTTTTTTGCATGTGAGAGGTTTCCCCATTATGTATATGGACGGGACAAGGTCACAGTGCATTCTGACAACCAACCACTGGAGTTAATTTTCAAGAAACTGTTAGCAGCAGCCCCAGCTAGATTTCAGAGGATGTTGCTACATCTGCAGTATTATGCTTTGGAGGTTAAGTATGTCAAAGGAAAACACATGTACATTACTGACGCATTAAGCCGTGCGTTCTTGCCTAattgctctgaaaattatatatttgtaaattaccttgaaactgtgaAAAATGAGGCTACAACACTGATCGGAGATACCTTGATGATCACAGATGATAGATTGCAAGAGATAAAAGCTCACAGTGGAAGTGACAGTAATCTTCAAGCAGTTACAAAAATGATCAGAGAAGGATGGCCAGATGCTAGAAATAAAGCTCCTGAGTGTGCTAGAGCTTTTTATAATTATAGAGATGAACTGCAGACTGAAGATGGTTTAGTGTTCAAAGGAAATCATTTAATTGTTCCTAAGAGTCTCAGGAAATAGATGTTGGACATTGCACATCAAGGACACATTGGAGTGAAGGGTTGTCTAAGAAGGATGAGAGAAGCGCTGTTCTGGCCAGGAATGTCCTCGGATCTGAAAGCATTGGTTCAACAGTGTGATGCTTGTTTGTCAATTAGAGACCTTCCTCCTAAAGAACCGATGAAAAGTCATGAGTTTGCCCTTCGTCAATGGTCAAAAGTAGGAGCTGATCTATGTCATATTGATAACCGGATACTCCTTATAGTAGCTGATTATTCTAGCAGTTTTCTTGAAGTATCAAGAGTAAATTATACGACATCGACTGCCATCGTTAGAGAACTACAAATTATATTTTCTCGTCATGGAATCCCAGACCAGTTAGTAACAGATAATGGGCCACAGTTTATCACACCAGAATTCTGTTCTTTTGCAAAGACATGGTCTTTTGAACACATTACTTCTAGTCCAAGGTTTGCACAATCAAATGGAAAGGCTGAGAATGCCgtgaaaatagtaaagaaaatgttCACAAAGTGTAAACTAACTGGAGAATTAGAGTTTTTGGCTTTACTTAATTGGAATAACACAGCAACAGATGGCATGTTGACTAGTCCAGCCCAAAGACTTATGGGTAGACGTTATAAAACTACCATGCCCAGCATGTCATCATTACTAAAGCCTAGATATCCTACACAGCAAGATTCTTTAGTTAGCTTGGAAAAAAAGGACAAGCAGGCCCATTACTATAACAGAGGGACACGTGCATTGAAGCCTATACCCGCAGGAGAGGCGGTACGCCTCAGACTGCCAGGTATTAAGATATGGACTCCTGCGCTTTGCATGGGAGACGTCGCTCCTAGATCTTACAAAGTCAAGGTGGGAAATAGATAGTATAGAAGAAATCGACGGCAGTTATTGGCTACAGGAGAGAGATGTTCGGATGACTTGGAGAACACTGAGGTTGATCCTGACGTGCAATTGGACGATAATGATCTGGAACAGATCTTACAGGAGCAGAGTTTGATATGGAGCTGCAGTCCACAACGGAAAGGAAAGAGTAAACCTGAGCTGAGAAGCGAGGATGCCTGTGAGCCGCTCGTCGTTAAAGAAGCCTATTTGGAGGACGATGTCCTTAAGACATCCGAGCCTGAAATCCAAAATAGACGTTCAACACGCTTCAAGAGTAAACCTTAACGCTATGGCATAGATAATTGTTGATAGTACATGTATATTAACCCTCTTACCCctgggctctttggaaatttccaacccttaacccccagggggttattttttcccagcacattttgcagtatattttttttaaattgctctaacagccttaatttttgtcacagagaggtcaggttggtgtcattctcttggaaaatgcctgaattttttaaaaaaattatcaaaaatatgaaaaaaaaattcttatagcatttttttgcaaggacgtaccggtatgtccatgagagtaaaggggtgggttttgtgaaacgtaccagtacgtcctttgggggtaaaagggttagtttatttgtatattaatggtTTTCAgcattggtatttatatatatagttattttattgattattaaacTAATTTACCACATACAAACTTCTTTTGGAAGAAGGGGAGATGTAACGAGTTGATGCTCGTTAAGCAGTTTAGTATCGTTTACTACCTaactatttatttatgtaaatagctGATATGATAATTATCTTACATAAAGTTAAACCTTACTGTTAAACCTAAGGGCAGTATTCCTTTGGAGATTGTAGCATTAGCTTACGTTCAAGGCTCTACTGTCTATTTGACTTATACTAACAAAGTCTTGGATTATTATGAAGAAGGTTTAATCTCCAACCTATCACAGTCGGGTATAAGAGGGAGCTCCCCCGGCACTTCTGTCAGAAGCAGAAGGAGGTCCCGAAACCATTCTGCATGGAGCCACATCAGCGCTATTAATGACATATATAAGTTACTTGAAAATCTCATCCTGTTGAGGATTCTCCTAAATATGAAGCGTGGGGGAACGCATAATCATCTAGGTGATCCCGCAGATGTTGAAAGGTATCTTGAAAGACCGCCTGCggatccggtactggagagcagtaaaccGGGTGATTCCGGTTCAAGGACGCTGCTAACAGGTCTATTGTtagcaaaccccacaaagtcaagacttttttcacTATCTGATGGAAGCTACAATCTGAGCCTGTCTGCTCAGTTTGTCCGCCACGACGTTAAACTTGGCTGACAGGGATATCGAGTTGTCCTTGTCCATCACAGTATTTCGAAAGTCAGCTGTCAAAGTTGCCATGAAATACagtagtacctccttgtttgtttagatATGCCACTATGGCAGTGttatcactcatcaacactaccgagtggCTTGAAAGGAACTGTTAGACATTTTGAAGGAAAAGGAAGGTTGTCCTCAACTCCATGAGGTTTATGTAGCATTTATGTGGGCTAACTCGGACTACAGGTCAGAGACCACATGGTGCAATAAGAGTGTATCACACCCCTCTCTTGATTCTCCCATGAGGAGCTTCAATTCGGGCAGAGGAGGAAGAAGATCTACATCACTGAAAAGCTTCGAGTCTGAGACCCATCAACTCGGTTCTTCCTTTGCTCTGGGATCCCTGTATTCAAACCATAAAGTCTTCAGTTGCCACTAAAGTGACCACTTATAAAGACAACTGTTGCGGACCGAGCGTTCTAACGAAGCCAGGTGTCCCAGCCACTGTTGCCACAGGCGAGTTTATGGTGAAGGACGAGCCAAAAACTTGCGTGCCCCTTCCTTGAGTCTTTCCCTACATTTTGAGCAATGGGAAGCCTGCGTGTAGGAGTGTCCTCCTGGGACATCAATGTGCCTGGTCAAATGTGAAAGCTGCACCATCAATAAAAGCTACACCTGAAAAGACAAACCGGAAAGATTTTAACGTTTAGCTAAAGTCAGTTTACGTGGAAGAAGGAATCTATCTTCGACCACGGCTGGGATCAAAGTAAGAAATGTATGAATGAGCAAGGAGACGGTGCTTCTCCCCGCTACCATTGGTTAACAAACGGGCGGTCGCTTACCCCTTGTTAAGA
This genomic stretch from Palaemon carinicauda isolate YSFRI2023 unplaced genomic scaffold, ASM3689809v2 scaffold167, whole genome shotgun sequence harbors:
- the LOC137635755 gene encoding uncharacterized protein; protein product: MEGESFDQYVTALRHIALDCDFANITQEEILRDRIMFGISDDKVRDRLLRERNLTLERTLKICQVSEVSIAQQEEINRVLESKVITVSAKLKDPVGRMKPVTDVHRKLEETDWINDCRFCGKSHRKVKEVCPVWGKRCINCKEINHFKFKCPA